One genomic window of Microbaculum marinisediminis includes the following:
- a CDS encoding sulfotransferase, producing the protein MSAKRSVIIITYGRTGSTLLVGLLNTADRTLIRGENGNFFYNLYKAYSALVQSKRRGGTKPNHPFYGIDKADLTGFIAMCRQAVYKVLAVPRPWLSGPTTIGFKEVRYLQMGERDLLEYIDFMDMIFPDPVYVFLTRDHEKVASSGFYKSKKNKRKLAEKLAACDRKFENIASRRTNTFSIDYKDLKADSEPLRELFAFAGLAYHPDRIEKILKTDHSPQTPKHLVRRTSPADAAG; encoded by the coding sequence ATGAGCGCCAAACGATCCGTGATCATCATCACCTACGGTCGCACCGGCTCGACGCTCCTCGTCGGGCTGCTGAACACGGCCGACCGCACGCTGATCCGGGGCGAGAACGGCAATTTCTTCTACAACCTGTACAAGGCCTACAGCGCGCTGGTGCAGTCGAAGCGGCGCGGCGGGACGAAGCCCAACCATCCCTTCTACGGAATCGACAAGGCCGACCTCACCGGCTTCATCGCCATGTGCCGGCAGGCCGTCTACAAGGTCCTGGCGGTGCCGCGGCCGTGGCTGTCCGGCCCGACCACGATCGGGTTCAAGGAAGTCCGCTATTTGCAGATGGGCGAGCGGGATCTGCTCGAGTATATCGATTTCATGGACATGATATTTCCCGATCCCGTCTACGTTTTCCTGACCCGGGATCACGAAAAGGTCGCGTCTAGCGGGTTTTACAAGAGCAAGAAGAACAAGAGGAAGCTCGCGGAGAAGCTGGCGGCGTGCGACCGAAAGTTCGAGAACATAGCCTCCAGGAGGACCAATACGTTCTCCATTGACTATAAAGATCTAAAGGCCGACAGCGAGCCGCTGCGGGAGCTGTTCGCGTTCGCGGGCCTGGCCTATCATCCGGATCGGATCGAGAAGATCCTCAAGACCGATCACAGTCCGCAGACGCCGAAACACCTGGTGCGACGGACGTCGCCGGCGGATGCAGCCGGTTAG
- a CDS encoding YdcH family protein yields MTHTPHELHEEFPEYAEKIHELKTANNHFHKLAEEYHRVNRDIHRAETDVEPTTDDHLEEMKKERLKLKDEIFGMLHA; encoded by the coding sequence ATGACCCATACACCCCACGAACTGCACGAAGAATTTCCGGAATACGCCGAGAAAATCCACGAGCTGAAGACGGCGAACAACCACTTCCACAAGCTCGCCGAGGAGTATCATCGCGTAAACCGCGACATCCATCGCGCCGAGACCGACGTCGAGCCGACCACCGACGACCATCTGGAAGAGATGAAGAAAGAGCGGCTGAAGCTGAAGGACGAGATCTTCGGCATGCTGCACGCCTGA
- the puuE gene encoding allantoinase PuuE, protein MTEPAYPRDMIGYGRDVPEADWPAGARIAVQFVINYEEGGENSILHGDAASEAFLSETIGAEPWPGKRHLNMESVYEYGSRAGFWRLWRLFTSRGVPVTVYGVAMALARNPDAVAAMTEADWEIASHGYRWIEYRDIAEDVERRHLNEAIRIHAETTGERPLGWYLGRCSENTRRLVMEEGGFLYDSDSYADDLPYWVSGPRGPHLVIPYTLDANDMRFATAQGFNSGDQFHAYLRDSFDVLYAEGAARPRMMSIGLHCRLAGRPGRTAALARFLDYVLEHEDAWVCRRVDIARHWHGRHKPTAR, encoded by the coding sequence ATGACGGAACCCGCCTATCCGCGCGACATGATCGGATACGGCCGCGACGTGCCGGAGGCCGACTGGCCGGCCGGCGCGCGCATCGCCGTCCAGTTCGTCATCAACTACGAGGAAGGCGGCGAGAACTCGATCCTGCACGGGGACGCCGCCTCCGAGGCCTTCCTGTCGGAGACCATCGGCGCGGAGCCGTGGCCCGGCAAGCGCCACTTGAACATGGAGTCGGTCTACGAATACGGCTCCCGGGCCGGATTCTGGCGGCTGTGGCGCCTGTTCACCTCACGGGGCGTGCCGGTCACCGTCTATGGCGTGGCCATGGCGCTGGCCCGCAACCCGGACGCGGTCGCGGCCATGACGGAGGCCGACTGGGAGATCGCCAGCCACGGCTACCGCTGGATCGAATATCGCGACATCGCCGAGGACGTGGAGCGCCGGCACCTGAACGAGGCGATCCGCATCCACGCGGAGACAACGGGCGAGCGACCGCTGGGCTGGTATCTCGGCCGCTGCTCGGAGAACACGCGACGGCTGGTGATGGAGGAGGGCGGCTTCCTCTACGATTCCGATTCCTACGCCGACGACCTGCCCTACTGGGTTTCAGGGCCCAGGGGGCCGCACCTCGTCATCCCCTACACGCTGGACGCCAACGACATGCGCTTCGCCACGGCGCAGGGCTTCAATTCCGGCGACCAGTTCCACGCCTATCTGCGCGACAGCTTCGACGTGCTCTACGCCGAGGGCGCCGCGCGTCCGAGGATGATGTCGATCGGGCTGCACTGCCGGCTCGCCGGACGGCCGGGACGGACGGCGGCGCTGGCGCGGTTCCTCGACTACGTGCTCGAGCACGAGGACGCCTGGGTGTGCCGGCGCGTCGACATCGCCCGGCACTGGCACGGCCGGCACAAGCCGACCGCCCGATAG
- a CDS encoding PHA/PHB synthase family protein translates to MARSTPKLTVVSERAETKAETGAETKKAAARRPAPPRQRQPEPPEAELVPRFDTLDRVNRALLARWTQGISPWALASAWADWSTHLAVSTGRQTELAQKAVVDAARIAAYAAMRGTDGVDAPFAPAPGDRRFDDPTWKARPFDLMVQSYLAVEDWWRAAAAPIRGMNSKNADRISFMADQLVDVLAPSNSALTNPQIQQAILRTGGGNLVQGWRNLMEDVSRHLSGQRPAGLEQWRVGETVAVTPGKVVYRNDLIELIQYAPTTKKVAKEPVLIVPAWIMKYYILDLSPENSMVKWLVGQGHTVFMVSWRNPTGKDADISLDDYRTQGVIAAIDAVGKIVPHEKIHACGYCLGGTLLAIAAATMGRRRDHRLASVTLLAAQTDFSEAGELMLFVDEWQIAFLEDMMWDQGVLDTHQMAGAFQLLRSNDLVWSKMVREYVLGERGTQNDLMAWNADQTRMPARMHSEYLRGLFLENRLTAGRFAVEGRVIALRDIRVPFFLVGTERDHIAPWRSVYKLHLFTNTDVTFVLTSGGHNAGIVSEPGHPNRRYRIATRVDDSPYQSPDEWLPCAERKDGSWWPEWDAWLKRLGGQDLVAPPPMGAPKAGLPCLEDAPGTYVYGT, encoded by the coding sequence ATGGCAAGATCCACTCCGAAGCTTACCGTCGTCTCCGAACGTGCCGAAACGAAGGCCGAGACCGGGGCCGAGACGAAAAAAGCCGCTGCGCGGCGCCCGGCACCGCCCCGGCAGCGCCAGCCCGAGCCCCCCGAGGCCGAGCTCGTGCCGCGCTTCGATACGCTCGACCGCGTCAACCGGGCGCTGCTCGCCCGCTGGACGCAGGGCATCTCTCCCTGGGCGCTGGCGAGCGCCTGGGCCGACTGGTCGACGCATCTGGCCGTCTCGACCGGTCGCCAGACCGAGCTCGCCCAGAAGGCGGTTGTCGACGCGGCCAGGATCGCGGCTTACGCGGCCATGCGCGGGACCGACGGCGTCGATGCGCCGTTCGCGCCGGCGCCCGGCGACCGCCGCTTCGACGATCCGACCTGGAAGGCGCGCCCGTTCGACCTGATGGTGCAGTCCTATCTCGCCGTCGAGGATTGGTGGCGGGCGGCGGCCGCGCCGATCCGCGGCATGAACTCGAAGAACGCCGATCGGATCTCCTTCATGGCCGACCAGTTGGTCGACGTGCTGGCGCCGTCGAACTCCGCGCTCACCAATCCGCAGATCCAGCAGGCGATCCTGCGCACCGGCGGCGGCAATCTGGTCCAGGGCTGGCGCAACCTGATGGAGGATGTCAGCCGACACCTCTCGGGCCAGCGGCCGGCGGGGCTGGAGCAGTGGCGGGTCGGCGAGACTGTCGCCGTGACCCCCGGCAAGGTCGTCTACCGCAACGACCTGATCGAGCTGATCCAGTATGCGCCGACGACCAAGAAGGTCGCCAAGGAGCCGGTGCTGATCGTCCCGGCCTGGATCATGAAGTACTACATTCTCGACCTGTCGCCGGAGAACTCGATGGTCAAATGGCTGGTCGGCCAGGGCCATACGGTGTTCATGGTTTCCTGGCGCAACCCGACCGGCAAGGACGCCGACATCAGCCTCGACGACTATCGCACCCAGGGCGTGATAGCGGCGATCGACGCGGTCGGCAAGATCGTGCCGCACGAGAAGATCCACGCCTGCGGCTATTGCCTGGGCGGCACGCTGTTGGCCATCGCCGCAGCCACCATGGGCCGTCGCCGCGACCATCGGCTCGCCTCCGTCACACTGCTTGCCGCCCAGACCGACTTCTCCGAGGCCGGCGAGCTGATGCTGTTCGTCGACGAATGGCAGATCGCCTTCCTCGAGGACATGATGTGGGACCAGGGCGTCCTCGACACCCATCAGATGGCCGGCGCCTTCCAGCTTCTCAGGTCGAACGACCTGGTCTGGTCGAAGATGGTGCGCGAATACGTGCTCGGCGAACGCGGCACGCAGAACGACCTGATGGCCTGGAACGCCGACCAGACGCGCATGCCCGCGCGCATGCATTCCGAGTATCTGCGCGGCCTGTTCCTGGAGAACCGGCTGACGGCGGGCCGCTTCGCCGTGGAGGGTCGCGTTATTGCCCTGCGCGACATCCGCGTGCCGTTCTTCCTCGTCGGCACCGAGCGGGACCACATCGCCCCGTGGCGCTCGGTCTACAAGCTGCACCTGTTCACCAATACCGACGTGACCTTCGTGCTCACCTCCGGCGGCCACAATGCCGGCATCGTGTCGGAGCCGGGCCACCCGAACCGTCGCTACCGCATCGCCACCCGCGTCGACGATTCGCCCTATCAGAGCCCGGACGAGTGGCTGCCCTGCGCCGAACGGAAGGACGGCTCGTGGTGGCCGGAATGGGACGCCTGGCTGAAGCGGCTCGGCGGCCAGGACCTGGTCGCACCGCCGCCGATGGGCGCGCCGAAGGCGGGCCTGCCCTGCCTCGAAGACGCGCCGGGAACCTACGTCTACGGAACCTGA
- a CDS encoding phasin family protein — MPAKRKPAAEKATNNLMMFNQEAFETAIEMQMGFLETATRFAKEFTDFAVRRAEANSEDLAKFAGAKSPPELLQMQLEHMRAMFEDYTTEANRIIGLAGETIGEGSEAVRSSFLSKEELKKAG, encoded by the coding sequence ATGCCAGCGAAGAGGAAGCCGGCGGCGGAAAAGGCCACCAACAATCTGATGATGTTCAACCAGGAAGCGTTCGAGACGGCCATCGAAATGCAGATGGGCTTCCTCGAGACCGCGACCCGGTTCGCCAAGGAATTCACCGATTTCGCGGTGCGGCGGGCCGAAGCGAACAGCGAGGACCTGGCCAAGTTCGCAGGGGCCAAGTCGCCGCCCGAGCTGCTGCAGATGCAGCTCGAGCACATGCGCGCGATGTTCGAGGACTACACGACGGAGGCCAACCGCATCATCGGCCTTGCCGGCGAGACGATCGGCGAGGGCAGCGAGGCTGTCCGTTCGAGCTTTCTCAGCAAGGAAGAGCTGAAGAAGGCGGGCTGA
- a CDS encoding universal stress protein, whose protein sequence is MTIRKIVVPVHGHAGDRERLIAAGAVAARLSARIEAVFLRHDPREALPFATGYIAKDIADQFTDALKAEDDAAEAQAKATLEELSSDPRLAGVEFASFPGPLEETVVRRARCADLVAASPYRPDEFADIRRVRDAALFDSGRPVLIAPPAAPSVVGNRCLVAWDGSAVAARAVEASLPLLSNAEEVNVLVVETDGPRIRDTEEIVEYLDLHGADAEIVRAPLQGTIGATMVAQTEALQADLLIMGAYGHAWLREHMLGGTTRYVMLETRTAVLMAH, encoded by the coding sequence ATGACCATTCGCAAGATCGTGGTGCCGGTACACGGGCATGCCGGAGACAGGGAGCGGCTGATTGCCGCAGGGGCCGTCGCGGCGCGGCTTTCGGCGCGCATCGAGGCGGTTTTCCTGCGCCATGATCCGCGCGAGGCGCTGCCGTTCGCCACCGGCTATATCGCCAAGGATATCGCCGATCAGTTCACCGACGCCCTTAAGGCGGAAGACGACGCTGCGGAGGCGCAGGCAAAGGCGACGCTGGAAGAACTGTCGTCGGACCCGCGGCTGGCCGGCGTCGAGTTCGCATCCTTTCCCGGCCCGCTCGAGGAAACCGTGGTGCGGCGGGCGCGCTGCGCCGATCTCGTCGCCGCCTCCCCCTACCGGCCGGACGAGTTCGCCGACATCCGGCGGGTCCGCGACGCGGCGCTGTTCGATTCCGGCCGACCGGTCCTGATCGCGCCGCCGGCCGCGCCGTCGGTGGTGGGAAACCGCTGCCTGGTCGCCTGGGACGGCAGCGCGGTGGCGGCGCGCGCGGTGGAGGCCTCGCTGCCGCTGCTGAGCAACGCCGAGGAGGTGAACGTGCTCGTCGTCGAGACGGACGGCCCACGGATCCGCGACACCGAGGAAATCGTCGAGTATCTCGACCTGCACGGGGCGGACGCGGAGATCGTCCGCGCGCCGCTGCAGGGAACGATCGGCGCGACGATGGTGGCGCAGACCGAGGCGCTGCAGGCCGATCTGCTGATCATGGGCGCCTACGGCCACGCGTGGCTGCGCGAGCATATGCTCGGCGGCACGACGCGGTACGTGATGCTGGAAACCAGGACCGCCGTGCTGATGGCGCACTGA
- a CDS encoding iron-containing alcohol dehydrogenase: MNLTANWNYPTAVRFGPGRISELAEACKAVGMAKPLLVTDPGLAGLPMIADMVEILTKAGLTAAVYSDVRPNPVEANVTGGVEMFRAGGHDGVVAVGGGSALDAGKCVAFMAAQTRPIWDFEDVGDWWTRANRDGIAPIVAVPTTAGTGSEVGRAGVVTNEATHTKKVIFHPDMLPKIVICDPELTVGLPPKLTAGTGMDALAHCLEAYCAPGYHPMADGIGAEGVRLCKDYLPRAVADGTDIEARANMMAAAAMGATAFQKGLGAIHSLSHPVGALYDTHHGLTNAVFMPYVLVANRAAIEARVVRLAAYCGLEPSFDAFLQWILDLRREIGIPHTVAELGVDAGKADLIAEMAIVDPTAGGNPVTVTKEMARAVFDKAFKGEV; the protein is encoded by the coding sequence ATGAACCTTACCGCCAACTGGAACTATCCGACCGCCGTGCGCTTCGGCCCCGGCCGCATCTCCGAGCTCGCCGAGGCCTGCAAGGCCGTCGGCATGGCCAAGCCGCTGCTTGTCACCGATCCGGGCCTCGCCGGCCTGCCGATGATCGCCGACATGGTGGAAATCCTCACCAAGGCGGGCCTGACGGCGGCGGTCTATTCCGATGTCCGTCCCAACCCGGTCGAGGCCAACGTCACCGGCGGCGTCGAGATGTTCCGCGCCGGCGGCCATGACGGCGTCGTCGCCGTCGGCGGCGGCAGCGCCCTCGATGCCGGCAAGTGCGTGGCCTTCATGGCCGCCCAGACCCGGCCGATCTGGGACTTCGAGGATGTCGGCGACTGGTGGACCCGCGCCAACCGCGACGGCATCGCCCCGATCGTCGCCGTGCCGACCACGGCGGGCACCGGCTCCGAGGTCGGTCGCGCCGGCGTCGTCACCAACGAGGCGACGCACACCAAGAAGGTGATCTTCCATCCCGACATGCTGCCGAAGATCGTCATCTGCGATCCCGAGCTGACCGTCGGCCTGCCGCCGAAACTCACCGCCGGCACCGGCATGGACGCGCTCGCCCACTGCCTGGAGGCCTATTGCGCCCCCGGCTATCACCCGATGGCCGACGGCATCGGCGCGGAAGGCGTCAGGCTGTGCAAGGACTACCTGCCGCGCGCGGTCGCCGACGGCACGGACATCGAAGCGCGCGCCAACATGATGGCCGCCGCCGCCATGGGCGCCACCGCCTTCCAGAAGGGCCTCGGCGCGATCCATTCGCTGTCGCATCCCGTCGGCGCCCTCTACGACACCCACCACGGCCTGACCAACGCGGTGTTCATGCCTTATGTGCTGGTCGCCAACCGTGCCGCGATCGAGGCGCGCGTCGTCCGGCTCGCCGCCTATTGCGGCCTGGAACCGTCCTTCGACGCGTTCCTGCAGTGGATCCTGGACCTGCGCCGGGAGATCGGCATCCCCCACACCGTCGCGGAGCTCGGTGTCGACGCCGGCAAGGCCGATCTGATCGCCGAGATGGCCATCGTCGACCCGACCGCCGGCGGCAACCCGGTCACCGTGACCAAGGAGATGGCGCGGGCCGTCTTCGACAAGGCGTTCAAGGGCGAGGTGTAA
- a CDS encoding aldehyde dehydrogenase family protein: MTDTVRCISPVNGELYAERPLTPDTEVDAAIAAARSAQAEWKRRPVFERARICSAAVDAMLAMRDEIVPELAWQMGRPVKFGAGELRGFEERARYMIDIADVALARIDPTPKENFRRWISREPLGLVFVVAPWNFPYLTAVNSIIPALMAGNAVILKHAAQTLLVGDRFQKAFDAAGLPSGLFRNLTLSHGQTARIIAGRHVDQVNFTGSVAGGKAMEEAASGTFTGLGLELGGKDPAYVRADCDMTQSIENLVDGAFFNSGQSCCGIERIYVHRDVYSEFVDGFVDLARQYVLGDPLDEATTLGPMVKGDAADFVRGQVDAAVRSGARAHLDPTDFPRDARGSPYMAPQVLTDVNHQMAVMVEESFGPVVGIMSVADDDEAVQLMNDSPYGLTASVWTRDLSAAEQVGERVETGTVFMNRCDYLDPALAWTGVKDTGRGATLSKVGYETLTRPKSWHMRTSFA; this comes from the coding sequence ATGACCGACACCGTGCGCTGTATTTCCCCCGTCAACGGCGAACTCTACGCCGAGCGTCCGCTGACCCCGGACACCGAAGTCGATGCCGCGATCGCCGCGGCGCGATCCGCCCAGGCCGAATGGAAGCGTCGGCCCGTCTTCGAGCGTGCCCGCATCTGCTCCGCCGCCGTCGACGCCATGCTGGCCATGCGCGACGAGATCGTGCCGGAACTGGCCTGGCAGATGGGCCGCCCGGTGAAGTTCGGCGCCGGCGAGCTGCGCGGCTTCGAGGAGCGCGCCCGCTACATGATCGACATCGCCGATGTGGCGCTCGCCCGCATCGATCCGACGCCGAAGGAGAACTTCCGCCGCTGGATCAGCCGCGAGCCGCTCGGCCTCGTCTTCGTCGTCGCGCCCTGGAACTTTCCGTATCTGACCGCGGTCAACTCGATCATTCCGGCGCTGATGGCCGGCAACGCGGTGATCCTCAAGCACGCCGCCCAGACCCTGCTCGTCGGCGACCGCTTCCAGAAGGCCTTCGACGCCGCCGGGCTGCCGTCCGGCCTGTTCCGCAACCTCACGCTCAGCCACGGCCAGACGGCGCGGATCATCGCCGGCCGCCATGTCGACCAGGTCAACTTCACGGGCTCGGTCGCCGGCGGCAAGGCGATGGAAGAGGCCGCCTCCGGCACCTTCACCGGCCTTGGGCTGGAGCTCGGCGGCAAGGACCCGGCCTATGTGCGCGCCGACTGCGACATGACGCAGTCGATCGAGAACCTGGTCGACGGCGCCTTCTTCAATTCCGGCCAGTCCTGCTGCGGCATCGAGCGCATCTACGTGCATCGCGACGTCTATTCCGAGTTCGTCGACGGCTTCGTCGATCTCGCCCGCCAGTACGTGCTCGGCGATCCGCTCGACGAGGCGACCACGCTTGGCCCGATGGTCAAGGGCGACGCCGCCGATTTCGTCCGCGGCCAGGTCGATGCCGCCGTGCGCTCCGGCGCCCGGGCGCATCTCGACCCGACGGACTTTCCGCGCGACGCCAGGGGCAGCCCCTACATGGCCCCGCAGGTGCTCACCGACGTGAACCACCAGATGGCGGTCATGGTCGAGGAATCCTTCGGGCCGGTCGTCGGCATCATGTCGGTCGCCGACGACGACGAGGCGGTGCAGCTCATGAACGACAGCCCCTACGGCCTGACGGCCTCGGTGTGGACGCGCGACCTGTCGGCGGCCGAGCAGGTCGGCGAAAGGGTGGAGACCGGCACCGTGTTCATGAACCGCTGCGACTATCTCGACCCCGCCCTCGCCTGGACCGGCGTCAAGGACACCGGTCGCGGCGCCACCCTGTCGAAGGTCGGCTACGAGACCCTGACCCGGCCGAAATCCTGGCACATGCGCACGAGCTTCGCGTGA
- a CDS encoding glutamine synthetase family protein, whose product MAAKLTLETLAKAVKAGDIDTVIVCFPDMIGRLIGKRFQAEHFVESAHEETHGCDYLLANDIEMEPVPGYAAANWSKGYGDFVFKPDLSTLMPVPWLSKTALVLCDLVDHHHHKPIPHSPRAILKGQLERLKSLKARAFFASELEFYLFDDSFREAHDKGYRDLRTAGYYIEDYNVLQCTREEPVMQAIRTNLQAAGIPVENSKGEWGPGQAEINVRYADALAMADRHVVIKNGIKEIADLNGKAVTFMSKWRYDLAGSSCHVHSSLWDAAGKSSLFFDPKAPRGMSKMMRHYVAGLVTYSREITWFLAPFMNSYKRFQQVGTFAPTRAIWSHDNRTAGFRVCGEDTKAVRIECRVGGADLNPYLAFAAILAAGLAGIEQKLELEPPFEGDAYSGKKLREIPPTLREAIALMKKSKMLRGAFGDAVIDHYVHTAEWEQAEFDRRVTDLELSRGFERA is encoded by the coding sequence ATGGCAGCAAAGCTAACCCTCGAAACCCTGGCCAAGGCCGTGAAGGCCGGCGACATTGACACCGTGATCGTGTGTTTCCCGGACATGATCGGACGGCTGATCGGCAAGCGCTTCCAGGCCGAGCACTTCGTCGAGTCGGCCCACGAGGAGACGCACGGCTGCGACTACCTGCTCGCCAACGACATCGAGATGGAGCCGGTGCCGGGCTACGCCGCGGCCAACTGGTCGAAGGGCTACGGCGACTTCGTGTTCAAGCCGGACCTGTCGACGCTGATGCCGGTGCCGTGGCTGTCGAAGACGGCGCTGGTGCTTTGCGATCTCGTCGACCACCACCATCACAAGCCGATCCCGCACAGCCCGCGCGCGATCCTGAAGGGCCAGCTCGAACGGCTGAAGTCGCTGAAGGCGCGCGCCTTCTTCGCTTCCGAGCTGGAATTCTACCTGTTCGACGATTCCTTCCGCGAGGCCCATGACAAGGGCTACCGCGACCTGCGCACGGCCGGCTACTACATCGAGGACTACAACGTCCTGCAGTGCACCCGCGAGGAGCCGGTCATGCAGGCGATCCGCACGAACCTGCAGGCCGCCGGCATCCCGGTCGAGAACTCCAAGGGCGAATGGGGCCCCGGCCAGGCGGAGATCAACGTGCGCTACGCCGACGCGCTCGCCATGGCCGACCGCCACGTCGTCATAAAGAACGGCATCAAGGAGATCGCCGACCTGAACGGCAAGGCCGTCACCTTCATGTCGAAATGGCGCTACGACCTCGCCGGATCGAGCTGCCACGTCCACTCCTCGCTGTGGGACGCCGCCGGCAAGTCGTCGCTGTTCTTCGATCCCAAGGCGCCGCGCGGCATGTCGAAGATGATGCGCCACTACGTCGCCGGCCTCGTCACCTATTCGCGCGAGATCACCTGGTTCCTCGCCCCATTCATGAACTCCTACAAGCGGTTCCAGCAGGTCGGCACCTTCGCGCCGACGCGGGCGATCTGGAGCCACGACAACCGGACGGCCGGATTCCGCGTCTGTGGCGAGGACACCAAGGCGGTGCGCATCGAGTGCCGCGTCGGCGGCGCCGATCTCAACCCCTACCTCGCCTTCGCCGCGATCCTGGCCGCCGGCCTCGCCGGCATCGAGCAGAAGCTCGAGCTCGAGCCGCCCTTCGAGGGCGACGCCTATTCCGGCAAGAAGCTGCGCGAGATTCCGCCGACCCTGCGCGAGGCGATCGCCCTGATGAAGAAATCGAAGATGCTGCGCGGCGCCTTCGGCGATGCCGTCATCGACCACTACGTGCACACCGCCGAGTGGGAGCAGGCGGAGTTCGACCGGCGCGTCACCGACCTGGAGCTGTCGCGGGGCTTCGAGCGCGCCTGA
- a CDS encoding TRAP transporter substrate-binding protein, producing the protein MTDTKKLTKRAFLKTAGVATAATGASALAAPAVLGQSPIKWRLQTYAGVALAEHVVKPAIDAFNKVANGEMVIELYTADQLVPTGELFRAMQAGTIDAVQSDEDSMAAPVDVSVFGGYFPFATRYSLDVPVLFNQYGLKEIWEEAYSEVENVTWLSAGSWDPCHFNTTKPIRSLEDLKGLRVYTFPTAGRFLTQFGVIPVNIPYEDAEVAVQTGELDGMAWSGITEDYTVGWADVTKYFLTNNITGAWIGSFFANSERWNEVPEHLQALFRLCMDSSHYYRQWWYWGGEANLRVNGDKLELTSIPDSEWNQVVKAAETFWEEVAAESDRSKRVVEILKKYAGVMEKAGPPYRCV; encoded by the coding sequence ATGACCGATACGAAGAAGCTGACTAAACGCGCGTTTCTGAAGACGGCCGGGGTGGCGACGGCCGCAACCGGCGCCTCGGCGCTCGCAGCGCCGGCGGTCCTCGGCCAGTCGCCGATCAAGTGGCGTCTGCAGACCTACGCGGGCGTGGCGCTCGCCGAACACGTCGTCAAGCCGGCCATCGACGCCTTCAACAAGGTGGCCAACGGCGAGATGGTCATCGAGCTCTACACCGCCGACCAGCTGGTTCCGACCGGCGAGCTGTTCCGCGCCATGCAGGCCGGCACGATCGACGCCGTGCAGAGCGACGAGGACTCGATGGCCGCCCCCGTCGACGTGTCGGTGTTCGGCGGCTACTTCCCGTTCGCCACGCGCTATTCCCTCGACGTGCCGGTGCTGTTCAACCAGTACGGCCTGAAGGAGATCTGGGAGGAGGCCTATTCGGAGGTCGAGAACGTCACCTGGCTCTCGGCCGGCTCGTGGGATCCCTGCCACTTCAACACCACCAAGCCGATCCGCAGCCTCGAGGACCTGAAGGGCCTGCGGGTCTACACCTTCCCGACCGCCGGCCGGTTCCTGACCCAGTTCGGCGTCATCCCGGTCAACATCCCCTACGAGGACGCCGAGGTCGCCGTCCAGACCGGCGAGCTCGACGGCATGGCCTGGTCGGGCATCACCGAGGACTACACGGTGGGCTGGGCCGACGTGACCAAGTACTTCCTGACCAACAACATCACCGGTGCCTGGATCGGCTCGTTCTTCGCCAATTCCGAGCGCTGGAACGAGGTGCCCGAGCACCTGCAGGCGTTGTTCAGGCTGTGCATGGACTCCTCGCACTACTATCGCCAGTGGTGGTACTGGGGCGGCGAGGCCAACCTGCGCGTGAACGGCGACAAGCTGGAGCTGACCTCCATTCCCGATTCCGAGTGGAACCAGGTCGTGAAGGCCGCCGAGACCTTCTGGGAAGAGGTGGCCGCCGAAAGCGACCGCTCGAAGCGGGTGGTCGAGATCCTGAAGAAATACGCGGGCGTGATGGAGAAGGCGGGGCCGCCCTACCGCTGCGTCTGA